A genomic segment from Paramixta manurensis encodes:
- the rpoS gene encoding RNA polymerase sigma factor RpoS encodes MSQNTLKVNELHEDAEFDENGAEIFDEKALVENEPSDNELAEEELLSQGATQRVLDATQLYLGEIGYSPLLTAEEEVFFARRALRGDVPSRRRMIESNLRLVVKIARRYSNRGLALLDLIEEGNLGLIRAVEKFDPERGFRFSTYATWWIRQTIERAIMNQTRTIRLPIHIVKELNVYLRTARELSHKLDHEPSAEEIAEQLDKPVDDVSRMLRLNERITSVDTPLGGDSEKALLDILADEKDNGPEDTTQDDDMKQSIVKWLFELNAKQREVLARRFGLLGYEAATLEDVGREIGLTRERVRQIQVEGLRRLREILQTQGLNIEALFRE; translated from the coding sequence ATGAGCCAGAATACGCTGAAAGTTAACGAGTTACATGAAGATGCGGAATTCGACGAGAACGGAGCTGAGATTTTTGACGAGAAGGCTCTCGTTGAGAATGAACCTAGTGATAACGAGTTAGCAGAAGAAGAGTTGTTGTCACAGGGTGCGACGCAGCGCGTTTTGGATGCGACGCAGCTCTACCTCGGAGAGATTGGTTATTCTCCATTGTTAACGGCTGAGGAAGAAGTGTTCTTTGCTCGCCGTGCATTGCGAGGTGACGTTCCTTCACGTCGCCGCATGATCGAAAGTAACTTACGACTGGTGGTGAAGATTGCTCGTCGTTATAGCAATCGAGGTTTAGCGTTGCTGGACCTGATTGAAGAGGGCAACCTTGGCTTGATTCGTGCGGTTGAAAAATTTGACCCGGAAAGAGGGTTCCGTTTTTCAACGTATGCCACTTGGTGGATTCGTCAGACTATTGAACGGGCAATCATGAACCAAACCCGTACTATTCGTCTGCCAATCCATATTGTTAAAGAGTTGAATGTTTATCTGCGTACCGCGCGTGAACTCTCGCACAAGCTTGATCATGAGCCGAGTGCGGAAGAGATTGCGGAGCAACTGGATAAACCTGTTGATGATGTTAGCCGTATGCTGCGTCTCAACGAACGCATTACTTCAGTCGACACACCGTTAGGTGGAGACTCTGAAAAAGCGCTGCTGGATATTCTGGCCGATGAAAAAGACAACGGTCCGGAAGACACCACGCAAGATGATGATATGAAACAAAGCATCGTCAAATGGTTGTTCGAACTGAACGCCAAGCAGCGTGAAGTTCTGGCGCGTCGTTTCGGTCTGTTAGGCTATGAAGCGGCAACACTGGAAGATGTGGGTCGTGAAATTGGCCTGACTCGTGAACGTGTTCGTCAGATTCAGGTTGAAGGTCTGCGTCGTCTGCGTGAAATCTTGCAGACACAAGGGCTAAATATTGAAGCGCTATTTCGCGAGTAA
- the nlpD gene encoding murein hydrolase activator NlpD — protein sequence MSTGSLVFKFSRIAAVSLIGFWLAGCSSDNNTRAPISSVGDNSGMGSQSGGGMLSGTAPAQPVISSNNASTSSPVATSPDGHIVYNRSYQNIPKGSYGGGDTYTVKRGDTLFYIAWITGNDFRDLAQRNNIPAPYGLNVGQTLQVGNGAGAPITGGNAITVADATQGGVPTPPNAAQIKPTAVAQQPVITYSEDSGKSNEGKMLPSSGTTVATTTAPVTAPPTVSSTTNSTTPVGSWRWPTDGKIIDNFSAAEGGNKGIDIAGSRGQSVVATASGRVVYAGNALRGYGNLIIIKHNDDYLSAYAHNDTMLVREQQEVKAGQKIATMGSTGTSSVRLHFEIRYKGKSVNPLRYLPQR from the coding sequence ATGAGCACGGGAAGCCTGGTTTTTAAATTCAGCCGCATTGCTGCGGTTTCACTGATTGGTTTTTGGTTGGCTGGCTGTTCTTCGGACAATAATACACGCGCGCCGATCAGCTCCGTTGGCGATAATTCAGGTATGGGTAGCCAAAGCGGCGGTGGAATGCTGAGCGGCACCGCGCCCGCGCAACCGGTTATTTCTTCTAACAATGCTTCCACATCCAGCCCGGTAGCAACCTCGCCGGATGGTCATATTGTTTATAATCGCAGTTATCAGAATATTCCGAAAGGTAGCTATGGCGGCGGTGACACCTACACGGTAAAACGCGGTGATACGCTGTTCTATATTGCGTGGATTACCGGTAACGATTTCCGCGATCTGGCTCAACGCAATAACATCCCGGCGCCATATGGCCTCAACGTTGGCCAGACTTTGCAGGTAGGTAATGGCGCTGGCGCACCCATAACCGGCGGTAATGCCATTACAGTGGCGGATGCAACGCAAGGAGGCGTACCCACGCCACCGAATGCGGCGCAAATTAAACCAACGGCGGTTGCACAGCAACCTGTTATTACGTATTCTGAAGATTCAGGTAAATCAAATGAAGGCAAGATGTTGCCTTCGTCGGGTACAACTGTTGCAACGACAACAGCCCCGGTTACCGCACCGCCGACGGTTAGCAGCACCACTAACAGTACCACTCCGGTTGGAAGTTGGCGCTGGCCTACCGACGGTAAGATTATCGATAACTTCTCCGCCGCTGAGGGGGGAAATAAAGGGATCGATATCGCTGGTTCGCGCGGTCAGTCTGTGGTTGCCACTGCCTCAGGGCGAGTGGTGTACGCAGGGAACGCGCTACGCGGATACGGTAATTTAATTATCATCAAACATAATGATGATTACCTGAGTGCCTACGCCCATAACGATACGATGCTGGTCCGGGAACAACAAGAAGTTAAGGCGGGGCAGAAAATCGCTACTATGGGTAGCACCGGAACCAGTTCAGTTAGATTGCATTTTGAAATTCGTTACAAGGGGAAATCCGTAAACCCGCTGCGTTATTTACCGCAGCGATAA
- a CDS encoding protein-L-isoaspartate(D-aspartate) O-methyltransferase → MVSSKRIDTLLTQLRQQGIDDERLLNAIGEVPRERFVDEAFEHKAWENVALPIGSGQTISQPYMVAKMTSLLELTPTSRVLEIGTGSGYQTAILAHLVEHVCSVERIKGLQWQAKRRLKQLDLHNVSTRHGDGWQGWPSRGPFDAIIVTAAPPEIPTELMSQLDEGGIMVLPVGEDHQVLKRIRRKGGEFVVDTVEPVRFVPLVRGDLA, encoded by the coding sequence ATGGTAAGCAGCAAACGCATCGATACGTTGCTAACTCAACTGCGTCAGCAGGGTATTGACGATGAGCGGTTGCTTAACGCCATCGGCGAGGTGCCGCGTGAGCGTTTCGTTGATGAGGCGTTTGAACATAAAGCCTGGGAGAATGTGGCGCTGCCAATTGGCTCCGGGCAAACCATTTCACAGCCGTATATGGTGGCGAAAATGACGTCACTGCTGGAGTTGACGCCTACCTCACGCGTGCTGGAGATTGGCACCGGTTCGGGCTATCAAACCGCCATTTTGGCGCATTTGGTGGAACATGTTTGCTCGGTTGAGCGTATCAAAGGGCTGCAATGGCAAGCCAAGCGGCGGCTGAAACAGTTGGACCTGCATAATGTCTCAACGCGCCATGGCGATGGCTGGCAAGGCTGGCCTTCACGCGGGCCATTTGATGCGATTATCGTTACTGCCGCGCCGCCGGAAATCCCAACCGAACTGATGTCGCAATTAGATGAAGGGGGCATTATGGTGCTACCGGTAGGGGAAGATCATCAGGTGTTAAAACGCATTCGACGTAAGGGCGGTGAGTTCGTGGTGGATACCGTGGAGCCGGTGCGCTTCGTGCCTTTAGTCAGGGGCGATTTGGCATAA